A genomic window from Luteolibacter sp. LG18 includes:
- a CDS encoding phosphopantothenoylcysteine decarboxylase — protein sequence MNVLVTAGPTREPIDPVRYLSNRSSGKMGYALAHAFAHEGHRVLLISGPTSQPLPDHVDYLPVTTAAEMHQAVSRHIGRMDIAIFAAAVADYTPVHAEPQKIKKTGDRLTLELVRTPDILGSARGAFGFTGTLVGFAAETEALEENARKKLASKGCDLVIANDVSKPGIGFDSDRNEVLLVYPDQSVALPAEDKVHLANHLAEAILELAAGKADR from the coding sequence GTGAATGTTCTTGTGACCGCGGGGCCGACGCGTGAGCCGATCGATCCGGTCCGCTACCTCAGCAACCGTTCTTCCGGAAAGATGGGCTATGCCCTGGCGCATGCGTTTGCCCATGAGGGCCATCGGGTATTGCTAATCTCCGGGCCGACTTCGCAGCCGCTGCCGGACCATGTCGATTATCTGCCGGTGACGACGGCGGCGGAGATGCACCAGGCGGTGTCGCGGCACATCGGGCGGATGGATATCGCGATTTTCGCGGCGGCGGTGGCGGATTACACGCCGGTCCACGCGGAGCCGCAGAAGATCAAGAAAACGGGCGACCGCCTGACCTTGGAACTGGTGCGGACGCCGGATATTCTCGGTTCCGCGCGGGGAGCATTCGGCTTCACGGGAACCTTGGTTGGGTTCGCGGCGGAAACGGAGGCCCTTGAAGAGAATGCCCGCAAGAAGCTAGCGTCGAAGGGCTGCGACCTCGTGATCGCGAACGACGTTTCGAAGCCGGGAATCGGGTTCGATTCCGATCGCAACGAGGTGCTGTTGGTCTATCCGGACCAGAGTGTGGCACTTCCGGCGGAGGACAAAGTCCACCTTGCCAATCACCTCGCCGAAGCCATCCTTGAACTCGCCGCCGGCAAGGCGGACCGCTGA
- a CDS encoding inositol monophosphatase family protein, giving the protein MTDLELAVHAALEAGKLLRSHFGQDAVVDEATHHDIKLALDKQSQELITEILLGSRPDDALYGEEGLAGNQESSRQWIVDPIDGTVNYYYGIPHFCVSIALRVNGEITVGVIHDPMVGETWTAVKGGPPMLNGRVISSSPRTDLEEAILFVGCGKDGDALTIGLERFKKASLRARKMRMMGSAALGMAYIACGRLDGYIESRISLWDIAAGKLIVEAAGGSVDLNPVPGKPDVWSIVATNGKIPIAEIL; this is encoded by the coding sequence ATGACCGATCTCGAACTCGCCGTCCACGCCGCTCTCGAAGCGGGCAAACTTCTCCGCTCCCACTTCGGCCAGGATGCCGTGGTCGATGAAGCCACCCACCACGACATCAAGCTGGCGCTCGACAAGCAGTCCCAGGAGCTCATCACCGAAATCCTGCTCGGCTCGCGTCCGGATGACGCGCTCTATGGTGAGGAAGGCCTGGCCGGAAACCAGGAGTCGTCCCGCCAGTGGATCGTCGATCCGATCGATGGCACGGTGAACTATTACTACGGCATCCCGCACTTCTGCGTGTCGATCGCGCTGCGGGTGAATGGCGAGATCACCGTCGGCGTGATCCACGATCCGATGGTCGGGGAAACCTGGACCGCGGTGAAGGGCGGGCCTCCGATGCTCAATGGCAGGGTGATCAGCTCCAGCCCGCGCACCGATCTGGAGGAGGCGATCCTCTTCGTCGGTTGTGGCAAGGACGGCGACGCGCTGACCATCGGTCTCGAGCGTTTCAAGAAGGCATCGCTGCGTGCACGCAAGATGCGCATGATGGGATCGGCCGCGCTGGGCATGGCCTACATCGCGTGCGGCCGCCTCGATGGCTACATCGAATCCCGGATCTCGCTGTGGGACATCGCGGCGGGCAAGCTGATCGTGGAAGCGGCCGGCGGCTCGGTGGATCTCAACCCGGTGCCGGGCAAGCCGGATGTGTGGTCGATCGTGGCCACCAACGGCAAGATCCCGATCGCGGAAATCCTCTAA
- the ispF gene encoding 2-C-methyl-D-erythritol 2,4-cyclodiphosphate synthase has translation MVGIGYDVHRFKEGRPLVLGGVTIPHTHGLDGHSDADVLSHALADAVLGALGQPDIGFFFPPGDPACAGISSLKILEKCRELAAEAGVSIINVDATLVAEAPKVLPHREAMRENIAAALGIPAQRVGIKATTNETMGFVGRREGIAAMAVAQVA, from the coding sequence ATGGTTGGCATCGGTTACGACGTGCATCGCTTCAAGGAAGGCCGCCCGCTGGTATTGGGTGGCGTGACCATTCCGCACACCCATGGCCTGGACGGCCATTCGGATGCGGACGTGCTGAGCCACGCCTTGGCGGATGCGGTATTGGGGGCGCTGGGGCAGCCGGACATCGGTTTCTTTTTCCCGCCGGGCGATCCGGCCTGCGCGGGAATCTCCTCGCTGAAGATCTTGGAGAAATGTCGGGAGCTGGCAGCGGAGGCGGGCGTTTCGATCATTAATGTCGATGCGACTTTGGTGGCGGAGGCGCCGAAGGTGCTGCCCCATCGCGAGGCGATGCGGGAAAACATCGCGGCGGCGTTGGGCATTCCAGCCCAGCGGGTGGGAATCAAGGCAACCACGAACGAAACGATGGGGTTCGTCGGGCGACGGGAGGGCATCGCGGCGATGGCGGTGGCCCAGGTGGCTTGA
- a CDS encoding FKBP-type peptidyl-prolyl cis-trans isomerase encodes MKNARKLAIGAAGLLLAASSLSLAEPTMPETPADVKAAPAEAEKTASGLASKVLTKGTGTEHPSASDTVTVHYSGWTTDGKLFDSSVKRGEPTSFPLNGVIKGWTEGVQLMVAGEKRRFWIPADLAYGENPGGGRPGGTLVFDIELISIKQAPKAPKDVAAAPADAEKTASGIATKVTAKGTGKDHPKDIDTVKVHLNLWGADGQLVNSTSEQGEPADIPLDALRIGGMAEGLKLMVVGEKRTIWIPIKVAFGDTPPPGVPAGGLVVEAELVGITPGVEPPAAPADVKAAPADAEKTASGLASKVITKGTGTDHPKASDTVTVHYSGWTTDGKLFDSSVKRGTPASFPLTGVIKGWTEGVQLMVPGEKRRFWIPADLAYGENPGGGRPGGLLVFDIELIKIGQ; translated from the coding sequence ATGAAAAACGCCCGAAAGCTCGCAATCGGCGCGGCAGGCTTGCTCCTGGCCGCCTCTTCCCTTTCCCTCGCGGAACCCACCATGCCAGAAACTCCTGCTGACGTTAAAGCCGCTCCCGCCGAAGCCGAAAAGACCGCGTCCGGTCTGGCCTCGAAAGTTCTGACCAAAGGCACCGGCACCGAGCACCCATCTGCCTCGGACACCGTGACCGTCCACTACTCCGGCTGGACCACGGATGGCAAACTGTTCGACAGCTCCGTGAAGCGCGGCGAGCCGACCAGTTTCCCGCTCAATGGCGTGATCAAGGGCTGGACCGAAGGCGTGCAGCTGATGGTGGCCGGCGAGAAGCGCCGCTTCTGGATCCCGGCGGACCTGGCCTACGGTGAAAACCCCGGTGGTGGCCGCCCGGGCGGCACGCTGGTGTTCGACATCGAACTGATTTCCATCAAGCAGGCGCCGAAGGCTCCGAAGGACGTCGCCGCCGCTCCGGCCGATGCCGAGAAGACCGCGTCGGGCATCGCCACCAAGGTGACTGCCAAGGGCACTGGCAAGGATCACCCGAAGGACATCGACACCGTGAAGGTGCACCTGAACCTCTGGGGCGCCGATGGCCAGCTCGTTAACAGCACCTCCGAGCAGGGCGAACCGGCGGACATCCCGCTCGACGCGCTCCGCATCGGTGGCATGGCCGAGGGTCTCAAGCTGATGGTGGTGGGCGAAAAGCGCACCATCTGGATCCCGATCAAGGTGGCCTTCGGTGACACCCCGCCTCCGGGTGTTCCGGCAGGTGGCCTGGTGGTCGAAGCCGAACTGGTCGGCATCACCCCGGGTGTTGAACCGCCGGCGGCTCCCGCTGACGTGAAAGCCGCTCCGGCCGATGCCGAGAAGACCGCTTCCGGTCTTGCCTCCAAGGTGATCACCAAGGGCACCGGCACCGACCATCCGAAGGCCTCGGACACCGTGACCGTCCACTACTCCGGCTGGACCACGGACGGCAAACTTTTCGACAGCTCCGTGAAGCGCGGCACTCCCGCCAGCTTCCCGCTCACCGGCGTGATCAAAGGCTGGACCGAGGGCGTGCAGCTCATGGTTCCCGGCGAGAAGCGCCGCTTCTGGATCCCGGCGGATCTTGCCTACGGTGAAAACCCGGGCGGTGGTCGTCCGGGCGGTCTGCTCGTGTTCGACATCGAGCTGATCAAGATCGGTCAGTAA
- a CDS encoding rhodanese-like domain-containing protein → MTGPSFRLLAAVAVASLVSCGHKHRPAPKPVAKPAAVVKPAAPARGRVAVIDMSTLFTLQQGGKVLVFDVRPSFVNAFGHLPGAINWPRYSFDEAYARHEPEIKAALAADKMVVLYCTDAACPDSRAVAERLADKGFTVSVLEGGYNAWKDAGMPVE, encoded by the coding sequence GTGACCGGACCGTCTTTCCGTCTCCTGGCTGCGGTCGCGGTGGCGTCCTTGGTGTCGTGTGGTCACAAGCACCGCCCGGCACCGAAACCGGTCGCCAAACCGGCTGCCGTGGTCAAGCCCGCCGCGCCCGCGCGCGGCCGGGTGGCGGTCATCGACATGAGTACCTTGTTCACGCTCCAGCAGGGCGGCAAGGTGCTCGTTTTCGATGTCCGGCCATCGTTCGTGAATGCCTTCGGGCACCTGCCCGGGGCCATCAACTGGCCGCGTTACTCGTTCGACGAGGCCTACGCCCGGCACGAGCCGGAGATCAAGGCCGCCCTCGCCGCGGACAAGATGGTCGTGCTCTACTGCACGGATGCCGCTTGTCCGGATTCCCGGGCAGTGGCCGAACGTCTCGCCGACAAGGGCTTCACCGTCTCCGTGCTGGAGGGCGGTTACAATGCCTGGAAAGACGCCGGTATGCCGGTCGAGTGA
- a CDS encoding pyrimidine/purine nucleoside phosphorylase, producing MSTPSFSNVTVDAKANVYFDGKVVSHTVRFDDGTKKTVGLIYAGEYHFGTGAPERMEIIAGECSVVLDGTSETLKVAAGSHFDVAGNSGFTITVAEGICEYVCSFLEA from the coding sequence ATGTCCACCCCTTCCTTTTCCAACGTCACCGTCGATGCCAAGGCCAACGTTTACTTCGATGGCAAGGTCGTGTCCCACACCGTCCGTTTCGATGACGGCACCAAGAAGACCGTCGGCCTGATCTACGCGGGCGAATACCACTTCGGCACCGGTGCTCCGGAGCGCATGGAGATCATCGCCGGCGAGTGCTCCGTGGTGCTGGACGGCACCTCCGAGACGCTGAAAGTGGCGGCCGGTTCCCATTTCGACGTCGCCGGGAACAGCGGCTTCACCATCACCGTGGCCGAAGGCATCTGCGAATACGTCTGCTCGTTCCTCGAAGCGTGA